The Manihot esculenta cultivar AM560-2 chromosome 1, M.esculenta_v8, whole genome shotgun sequence genome has a window encoding:
- the LOC110608549 gene encoding hypersensitive-induced response protein 2, with protein sequence MGQALGCIQVDQSTVAIKETFGKFDDVLEPGCHCLPWCLGSQLAGHLSLRVQQLDVRCETKTKDNVFVTVVASVQYRALAEKAADAFYKLSNTRAQIQAYVFDVIRASVPKLELDSAFEQKNEIAKAVEDELEKAMSHYGFEIVQTLIVDIEPDEHVKRAMNEINAAARMRVAANEKAEAEKILQIKRAEGDAESKYLAGLGIARQRQAIVDGLRDSVLAFSVNVPGTTSKDVMDMVLVTQYFDTMKEIGASSKSNSVFIPHGPGAVREIATQIRDGLLQASSTQ encoded by the exons ATGGGACAAGCTCTGGGTTGTATCCAAGTGGACCAGTCAACTGTAGCTATCAAGGAAACCTTTGGGAAGTTTGATGATGTGCTTGAACCTGGTTGTCACTGTTTGCCTTGGTGTTTGGGGAGCCAGTTAGCTGGTCATCTCTCATTACGTGTGCAACAGCTGGATGTTCGATGTGAAACCAAAACCAAG GACAATGTATTTGTTACTGTGGTTGCTTCTGTTCAATACCGAGCACTGGCAGAAAAAGCTGCAGATGCTTTCTATAAGCTCAGCAATACCAGAGCACAGATCCAAGCCTATGTCTTTGATG TCATTAGGGCAAGTGTTCCAAAGTTGGAGTTGGATTCAGCTTTTGAACAGAAAAATGAGATAGCAAAAGCCGTGGAAGATGAACTTGAGAAG GCCATGTCACATTACGGATTTGAGATAGTTCAGACTCTTATTGTGGATATTGAGCCAGATGAGCATGTGAAGAGGGCAATGAATGAGATCAATGCAG CTGCAAGAATGAGGGTGGCTGCCAATGAAAAAGCTGAAGCAGAGAAGATATTGCAGATCAAGCGAGCTGAAGGAGATGCAGAGTCAAAATACCTGGCAGGTCTTGGTATAGCTAGGCAGCGCCAGGCCATTGTAGATGGACTGAGAGATAGTGTACTAGCTTTCTCTGTTAATGTACCAGGGACAACTTCAAAGGATGTCATGGACATGGTTCTAGTGACCCAATACTTTGACACCATGAAGGAGATTGGTGCATCCTCAAAGTCCAACTCTGTTTTCATACCTCATGGACCAGGTGCTGTGAGAGAAATTGCTACACAGATCAGGGATGGTCTTCTTCAGGCCAGTTCTACTCAGTAG
- the LOC110608562 gene encoding mitochondrial outer membrane protein porin of 36 kDa, whose protein sequence is MGKGPGLYSDIGKKARDLLYKDYQADQKVTLTTYTSTGVAITSSGTKKGELFLADVSSQFKNKNITTDVKVDTNSNLFTTITVDEPAPGLKSIFSFRVPDQRSGKVELQYQHEYAGISTSIGLTAKPIVNFSGVIGNNVIALGTDLSFDTATGNFTKLNAGLSYTNADIITSLTLNDKGDTLNASYYHTVSPLTNTAVGAELTHSFSSNEKTLSIGTQHALDPLTTVKARVNNYGRASALIQHEWRPKSLFTISGEVDTRAIEKSAKIGLALALKP, encoded by the exons ATGGGGAAAGGCCCCGGTCTCTACTCCGACATCGGCAAGAAAGCCAGAG ACCTTCTTTACAAGGATTACCAGGCCGACCAAAAAGTCACTCTTACTACCTACACTTCCACCGGAGTT GCAATCACTTCAAGTGGAACTAAGAAAGGCGAGTTGTTTTTGGCAGATGTAAGCAGTCAATTTAAGAACAAGAATATCACAACTGATGTAAAAGTGGACACAAACTCCAAT CTGTTCACAACCATCACTGTAGATGAGCCTGCTCCTGGACTCAAGTCGATCTTCAGCTTCAGAGTTCCAGATCAGAGATCTGGCAAG GTTGAACTCCAGTACCAGCATGAGTATGCTGGGATAAGCACTAGCATTGGATTGACTGCAAAGCCAATTGTTAACTTCTCTGGCGTGATCGGGAACAATGTTATCGCTCTTGGGACCGATCTCTCGTTTGACACTGCCACTGGGAACTTCACCAAATTGAACGCAGGGTTGAGTTATACCAATGCTGACATTATTACTTCCCTCACATT GAACGATAAAGGGGATACTCTTAATGCTTCCTATTACCACACGGTGAGCCCATTGACCAATACAGCTGTTGGTGCAGAGCTGACCCATAGTTTCTCAAGCAATGAGAAGACATTGTCTATTGGCACACAGCATGCACTTGACCCCTTGACAACAGTGAAGGCTCGGGTGAACAACTATGGCAGAGCAAGTGCCCTCATCCAGCATGAGTGGCGCCCCAAATCTCTTTTCACCATCTCTGGAGAGGTAGACACAAGGGCAATTGAAAAAAGCGCTAAGATTGGATTGGCCTTGGCTCTGAAGCCCTAG